From a single Mycolicibacterium moriokaense genomic region:
- the rplI gene encoding 50S ribosomal protein L9 — MKLILTTEVEHLGISGDIVEVKDGYGRNFLLPRGMAVVASRGAERQAEEIRRAREAKAVQGLEHARELKTAIEGLGDIELTVKAATDTGKLFGSVTGADVVAAIKKAGGPNLDKRTVQLPKAHIKSTGKHPVTVRLHPEVTASVSLSVVGGN; from the coding sequence ATGAAACTCATTCTCACCACCGAGGTGGAGCACCTGGGCATCTCCGGTGACATCGTGGAAGTCAAGGACGGCTACGGCCGGAACTTCCTGCTGCCCCGCGGCATGGCCGTCGTGGCATCGCGTGGCGCCGAGCGCCAGGCCGAGGAGATCCGCCGGGCCCGCGAGGCCAAGGCCGTGCAGGGCCTCGAGCACGCGCGCGAACTGAAGACCGCGATCGAGGGACTCGGCGACATCGAGCTGACGGTCAAGGCGGCCACGGACACCGGCAAGCTGTTCGGCTCCGTCACGGGTGCGGACGTGGTTGCCGCGATCAAGAAGGCCGGCGGCCCGAATCTCGACAAGCGCACGGTGCAGCTACCGAAGGCCCATATCAAGTCGACGGGCAAACATCCCGTCACGGTGCGTCTGCACCCCGAAGTGACGGCTTCGGTGTCGCTGAGCGTCGTCGGAGGAAATTAA
- the rpsF gene encoding 30S ribosomal protein S6 has translation MRPYEIMVILDPTLDERTVAPSLETFLNVVRKDGGTVDKVDIWGRRRLAYEIAKHAEGIYAVVDVKAEPATVTELDRQLNLNESVLRTKVLRTDKH, from the coding sequence ATGCGTCCATACGAAATCATGGTCATTCTTGACCCCACTCTCGACGAGCGCACCGTCGCTCCGTCGCTGGAGACATTCCTCAACGTGGTCCGCAAGGACGGCGGCACTGTCGACAAGGTCGACATCTGGGGTCGTCGCCGGCTGGCATACGAGATCGCCAAGCACGCCGAGGGCATCTACGCCGTCGTCGATGTGAAGGCCGAACCCGCGACAGTGACCGAGCTGGACCGCCAGCTCAACCTGAACGAGTCCGTGCTGCGGACCAAGGTGCTTCGGACCGACAAGCACTAA
- a CDS encoding single-stranded DNA-binding protein, which translates to MAGDTIITVVGNLTADPELRFTPSGAAVANFTVASTPRIFDRQTNEWKDGEALFLRCNIWREAAENVAESLTRGSRVIVQGRLKQRSFETREGEKRTVVELEVDEIGPSLRYATAKVNKASRSGGGGGGFGGGGSRAAAGGSDGKQDDPWGSAPASGSFSGADDEPPF; encoded by the coding sequence GTGGCTGGTGACACCATCATCACGGTCGTCGGAAACCTGACCGCCGATCCCGAGCTTCGGTTCACGCCGTCGGGTGCGGCCGTCGCCAACTTCACAGTGGCGTCGACCCCGCGCATCTTCGACCGTCAGACCAACGAGTGGAAGGACGGCGAAGCGCTGTTCCTCCGCTGCAACATCTGGCGCGAGGCGGCGGAAAACGTGGCCGAGAGCCTGACCCGCGGGTCGCGCGTGATCGTGCAGGGGCGGCTCAAGCAGCGCTCCTTCGAGACCCGTGAGGGTGAGAAGCGCACGGTGGTGGAGCTCGAGGTCGACGAGATCGGCCCGTCGCTGCGCTATGCGACGGCCAAGGTGAACAAGGCCAGCCGCAGCGGCGGCGGTGGTGGCGGCTTCGGCGGCGGGGGTTCCCGCGCTGCGGCCGGCGGTTCCGACGGCAAGCAGGACGACCCGTGGGGCAGCGCTCCCGCGTCAGGTTCGTTCAGCGGCGCCGACGACGAGCCACCCTTCTGA
- the rpsR gene encoding 30S ribosomal protein S18 has translation MAKSSTKRRPAPEKPVKTRKCVFCSKKGKNQVIDYKDTALLRTYISERGKIRARRVTGNCVQHQRDIAIAVKNAREVALLPFSSSTR, from the coding sequence ATGGCCAAGTCCTCGACCAAGAGGCGGCCGGCTCCCGAGAAGCCGGTCAAGACCCGTAAGTGCGTGTTCTGCTCCAAGAAGGGCAAGAACCAGGTCATCGATTACAAGGACACCGCACTGCTGCGTACCTACATCAGCGAGCGCGGCAAGATCCGCGCCCGCCGCGTGACCGGCAACTGCGTGCAGCATCAGCGCGACATCGCGATTGCGGTGAAGAACGCCCGCGAGGTGGCGCTGCTGCCGTTCAGTTCGTCGACGCGGTAG